From the Anabas testudineus chromosome 23, fAnaTes1.2, whole genome shotgun sequence genome, one window contains:
- the mansc1 gene encoding MANSC domain-containing protein 1, translated as MSPPKSSRPAWTLQLLVSAAVMIMMASLPASAVQSETCFSRQHKSVIINVRLALNRTTTVMDARGVRSERDCVLACCSEEVKPGAKCNIAVFNANKHAGEDNCFLFHCQTEQDCPLTRAQDGINTYDIYKGVIHPTTVRPVSTTTTEALTTPATTQPTTTTTTTTQSTATPQTTTATTEPTTTTTRSPSPTTPTITATPAPASTTPPPPIVIISTMPAPSTTSTTTPAAGASTTTIPVIKKTNKSTRKQNKTAKKPKPYPVSTTSTTTRLTLSSTTSLPVVAVVKEAERRTTENPQTETTTATTTATTATPTATPTTTTTTTTTTTTTPSTTTTTTTTTLPTTTTTTTSTTTTTTTTTTSTTSTTTTSTTTTTEPSTTRTTPAASLIIVPKGAVQSNHALQNSSAGRGKSVAAQGAVKSSVVAFMVLGLAVLTLALAVGGRKAMESFDRRHYTRLELNDLHYEV; from the exons ATGTCTCCTCCAAAGTCCAGTCGACCCGCGTGGACGCTCCAGCTCCTCGTCTCGGCCGCTGTGATGATAATGATGGCGTCCCTCCCTGCGTCTGCTGTGCAGTCAGAGACGTGTTTCTCCAGACAGCACAAGAGTGTGATAATCAACGTCCGACTGGCTTTAAACAGAACGACGACAGTCATGGATGCTCGTGGTGTCCGGTCCGAGCGGGACTGTGTCCTCGCCTGCTGCTCAGAGGAAGTGAAACCAG GTGCCAAATGCAACATAGCTGTGTTCAACGCCAACAAACACGCCGGTGAGGACAACTGCTTCCTGTTCCACTGCCAGACGGAGCAGGACTGTCCTTTGACGAGGGCTCAGGACGGCATCAACACCTACGACATCTACAAAG GTGTAATTCATCCAACCACAGTGAGACCTGTCAGCACCACAACCACAGAAGCCCTGACTACGCCTGCCACCACGCAGCCGACCACCACTACGACCACAACCACACAAAGTACAGCAACACCACAAACCACCACAGCAACCACAGAGCCCACCACTACCACAACAAGGTCTCCATCTCCCACAACACCAACCATTACAGCCACACCAGCACCGGCCAGCACAACACCACCTCCTCCCATCGTCATCATTTCAACAATGCCAGCTCCcagcaccaccagcaccaccacacCAGCAGCAGGAGCCTCCACTACAACCATCCCCGTGATAAAAAAGACGAACAAATCCACcagaaagcaaaataaaaccgCCAAGAAACCAAAACCTTATCCTGTcagcaccacctccaccaccacacgGCTGACGCTGAGCTCCAcgacatcacttcctgttgtagCGGTGGTCAAAGAGGCTGAACGCAGGACTACTGAGAACCCACAGACTGAAACTACCACAGCTaccactactgctactactgcaaCTCCCACTGcaactcccactaccacaactactactactactactactacaactactccATCTActacaaccaccaccaccactactactcTTCCTACtaccacaacaacaactacttctactactactactactactactactactacttctactacttctactactactacttctactactaccaccactgAACCATCGACCACGAGGACGACTCCAGCAGCTAGTTTGATCATTGTCCCCAAAGGTGCTGTCCAGTCCAACCACGCCCTCCAGAACTCGAGTGCTGGTCGGGGGAAATCGGTAGCAGCACAAGGGGCGGTGAAGAGCAGCGTGGTGGCGTTCATGGTGCTGGGCCTCGCTGTGCTCACGCTGGCTTTAGCCGTTGGTGGGCGTAAAGCGATGGAGTCCTTCGACAGACGGCACTACACGAGGCTGGAGCTCAACGACCTGCACTATGAGGTGTGA